One Phaseolus vulgaris cultivar G19833 chromosome 2, P. vulgaris v2.0, whole genome shotgun sequence DNA window includes the following coding sequences:
- the LOC137812517 gene encoding chalcone--flavanone isomerase 2-like isoform X1: protein MLDGATFHFPFLYLPFINPPLFIFNFSFHFTSTHQIHSLLPMSLPSVTALDVDNVTFPPTVNPPSSATAFFLAGAGVRGLQIQDNFVKFTAIGVYLQPNAVPLLSVKWNGKSAPELTDSVEFFRDIITGPFEKFMQVTMILPLTGQQYSEKVSENCVAIWKSLGIYTEAEAEAIDKFVSIFKDETFPPGSSILFTVLPKGSLLISFSKDGAIPEEASTVIENKLLSEAVLESMIGKHGVSPAAKQSLASRLSELFKEGGVPESHN from the exons ATGCTTGATGGCGCCACCTTCCATTTCCCATTCCTCTACCTACCCTTCATCAACCCTCCCCtctttatattcaatttttcttttcatttcactTCAACCCATCAAATTCACTCACTGCTTCCAATGTCACTCCCTTCCGTAACCGCCCTAGACGTCGACAACGTCACTTTCCCTCCCACCGTCAACCCTCCCTCCTCCGCCACCGCCTTCTTCCTCGCCGGCGCCGGCGTCAGGGGCCTCCAGATTCAAGACAATTTCGTTAAATTCACTGCCATTGGAGTCTACCTCCAACCCAATGCCGTTCCTCTTCTCTCCGTCAAGTGGAACGGCAAGTCTGCTCCCGAATTAACGGATTCCGTCGAATTCTTCAGAGATATAATTACAG GTCCGTTTGAGAAATTTATGCAGGTAACAATGATCTTACCCTTGACGGGGCAGCAATACTCAGAGAAAGTGTCAGAAAATTGTGTAGCCATTTGGAAGTCTCTTGGGATTTACACTGAGGCAGAAGCTGAAGCAATAGACAAGTTTGTTTCTATTTTCAAAGACGAAACGTTCCCACCAGGCTCCTCTATCCTTTTCACAGTGTTGCCTAAAGGATCATTATTG ATAAGTTTCTCTAAAGATGGAGCCATTCCGGAAGAAGCCAGTACTGTTATAGAGAATAAACTGCTTTCAGAGGCTGTGTTGGAGTCAATGATTGGTAAGCATGGCGTCTCACCTGCAGCAAAACAGAGTTTGGCCTCCAGATTATCTGAGTTATTCAAAGAGGGGGGTGTCCCTGAATCTCATAACTGA
- the LOC137812515 gene encoding uncharacterized protein produces the protein MITICTASSISNLGGAQPLSLRFLSKPPLLSLTLFFPSHSALKGIAVSSTQCKPRVRCEKEVGNGNHNGVEEENEEVEREVQCEVQVVSWRERRVKAEISVSADIESIWNALTDYEHLADFIPNLVWSGKIPCPYPGRIWLEQRGFQRSMYWHIEARVVLDLQEFVNSAWDRELHFSMVDGDFKKFEGKWSVKSGTRSSSTNVSYEVNVIPRFNFPAIFLERIIRSDLPVNLRALAYRVERNISGNLKLSLAENNKLSTGENKEDLVRSISGSSPLSSSDVNINNWGAFGKTCSLDRPCVVDEIHLRRFDGLLENGGVHRCVFASITVKAPVCDVWNAMSSYETLPEIVPNLAISKILSRDNNKVRILQEGCKGLLYMVLHARVVLDLCEYLEQEISFEQVEGDFDSFQGKWTFEQLGNHHTLLKYSVESKMRKDTFLSEAIMEEVIYEDLPSNLCAIRDYIENKTASNILESKQNTNSRQQTAPSGFADDDSYCSVEELSDCNSQSLSQQRPRVPGLQRDIEVLKSEILKFIAEHGQEGFMPMRKQLRLHGRVDIEKAINRMGGFRKIAIIMNLSLAYKHRKPKGYWDNLENLHDEINRFQRSWGMDPSFMPSRKSFERAGRFDIARALEKWGGLNQVSRLLSLKVRRQRSKQGNLDKDKKVEDDVASPEVDIQIKTPSRPTVSQDPQKWLTELKQLDINWVD, from the exons ATGATCACCATttgcacagcttcttcaatCAGCAACCTTGGAGGAGCACAACCTCTTTCTCTGCGCTTCCTATCCAAACCACCGCTTCTATCTCTCACCCTCTTCTTCCCCTCCCACTCTGCTCTCAAGGGCATTGCGGTTTCGTCAACTCAGTGCAAACCCAGAGTCCGGTGTGAGAAAGAAGTAGGGAATGGTAATCATAATGGGGTAGAGGAAGAAAATGAAGAGGTTGAACGTGAAGTGCAGTGCGAGGTTCAAGTGGTTTCTTGGAGGGAAAGGAGGGTTAAGGCTGAAATTTCTGTCAGTGCTGACATTGAATCCATTTGGAACGCTCTCACTGATTATGAGCATCTTGCTGATTTCATTCCAAACCTTGTGTGGag TGGAAAAATACCTTGCCCATACCCTGGACGAATATGGTTAGAGCAAAGAGGATTTCAAAGGTCAATGTATTGGCACATAGAAGCTCGAGTTGTGTTGGATCTTCAAGAATTCGTCAATTCT GCGTGGGACCGAGAACTTCACTTTTCCATGGTTGATGGAGACTTTAAGAAGTTTGAGGGCAAATGGTCTGTAAAATCAGGAACAAG ATCTTCATCAACTAATGTATCGTATGAAGTTAATGTTATACCAAGATTCAATTTCCCAGCTATATTCTTGGAAAGGATTATCAGATCTGATCTTCCCGTGAACCTTCGAGCCTTGGCATATAGAGTCGAAAGGAATATTTCAGGAAATCTGAAACTTTCCCTGGCAGAAAATAATAAGTTGTCAACTGGAGAAAACAAAGAAGATTTAGTTCGCTCAATTTCGGGTTCCTCTCCCTTGTCTTCCAGTGACGTGAATATCAATAATTGGGGTGCATTTGGGAAAACTTGCAGTCTTGACAGGCCTTGTGTGGTGGATGAAATTCATCTCCGTAGATTTGATGGACTTTTG GAAAATGGAGGTGTTCATCGCTGTGTTTTTGCAAGCATAACAGTTAAAGCTCCTGTTTGTGATGTATGGAATGCCATGTCTTCCTATGAAACTCTTCCTGA AATAGTTCCAAATTTAGCAATTAGTAAGATTTTATCACGAGATAACAATAAAGTCCGCATTCTCCAG GAAGGGTGTAAGGGCCTGCTTTATATGGTGCTTCATGCTCGTGTTGTGCTAGACTTGTGTGAATATTTAGAACAAGAGATCAGTTTTGAACAGGTTGAAGGGGACTTTGACTCATTCCAGGGAAAGTGGACTTTTGAGCAACTCGGAAATCATCATACACTGCTAAAGTACTCTGTGGAGTCAAAAATGCGCAAAGACACTTTCCTTTCTGAAGCTATCATGGAAGAG GTCATTTATGAAGATCTCCCATCAAACTTGTGTGCAATAAGAGACTACATTGAGAACAAGACAGCATCAAATATTTTGGAAAGTAAGCAAAATACAAATTCAAGGCAGCAAACTGCTCCATCTGGCTTTGCAGATGATGACAGCTACTGTTCAGTTGAAGAGTTGTCTGATTGCAATTCTCAAAGCTTATCTCAACAAAGACCAAGAGTTCCAGGATTACAAAGGGACATTGAAGTCCTTAAATCTGAAATCCTGAAATTCATTGCAGAACATGGACAAGAAGGATTCATGCCAATGAGGAAGCAACTTCGTTTGCATGGAAGAGTTGATATTGAGAAGGCTATAAATCGCATGGGGGGGTTCAGAAAGATTGCAATTATAATGAACCTCTCTCTGGCTTACAAACACCGCAAGCCAAAGGGTTACTGGGACAATCTTGAAAATTTGCATGATGAG ATAAATAGATTTCAAAGGAGCTGGGGAATGGACCCTTCATTTATGCCCAGCAGAAAGTCATTTGAACGTGCAG GACGCTTTGATATAGCACGTGCACTGGAAAAGTGGGGTGGACTTAATCAGGTTTCTCGCCTTCTGTCCCTCAAGGTGAGGAGACAGAGAAGCAAACAGGGCAACCTTGACAAGGATAAGAAAGTTGAGGATGATGTAGCATCACCTGAAGTAGATATTCAGATCAAGACACCATCTAGACCCACTGTTTCTCAAGATCCACAAAAATGGCTCACAGAATTAAAACAGCTGGACATAAATTGGGTTGACTAA
- the LOC137812516 gene encoding uncharacterized protein At4g08330, chloroplastic-like produces the protein MIPYGDMLKGSFECQQLQVSSIIRDVNYSCGSCGYELNLNSSNRNTGLIDSKSIKRGIISFFSVDESRFTQIQQLPWSFWIPFFNSKRQQRTKLLCRNCASHLGYAYTLPSQSQSWDGISDDSRIYDIKLTALLPSFCEEPTQPLENMAKYESASSTVVF, from the exons ATGATTCCCTACGGCGACATGCTCAAGGGATCATTTGAATGTCAACAACTTCAAGTATCCTCCATTATCAGAGATGTAAACTACAG TTGTGGTTCGTGTGGTTATGAACTGAACCTGAACTCCAGCAACCGCAACACTGGTCTCATAGACTCAAAGTCCATAAAGAGAGGCATCATCTCCTTCTTCTCTGTGGATGAGAGCAGGTTCACTCAGATCCAGCAACTTCCCTGGTCATTTTGGATACCCTTTTTCAACTCCAAGCGCCAACAAAGAACCAAGCTCCTTTGCAGAAACTGTGCCAGCCACCTTGGCTATGCCTACACTCTTCCCTCCCAATCACAATCCTGGGATGGCATCTCTGATGATTCCAGAATCTATGATATAAAACTGACCGCTTTGTTACCTTCCTTCTGTGAGGAACCAACTCAACCGTTAGAGAATATGGCCAAGTATGAGAGTGCATCTTCTACTGTGGTGTTCTAA